The following proteins come from a genomic window of Gossypium raimondii isolate GPD5lz chromosome 5, ASM2569854v1, whole genome shotgun sequence:
- the LOC105768303 gene encoding E3 ubiquitin-protein ligase APD2 isoform X2, with the protein MTASVTIIIVRYLAIPQSVIHSNHPFSFFLANFIASSLLLCFHALLLSLKMEHSADHSQHAPPPPSTVASLPSSASTEVREEESNSGQRLLHRQHRQERRPQSSGGSSYRLNISIYDESRFDVSDDVWYCVIVLIAFWLFASITLMVGFYGSVSLQISPHSSHLVRPNSFFVQSIEFEEPDKQKPGLMVYGFHRPPPLDVEISWTETHDIFIPPNFHKEWLFFLNEGSQVNISYAIRSASSLPLSLVIAQGIESLAKWVEDPSYPNTSLSWNIIYGTGKIQQEIPKSSNYYVAVGNLNTKEVEIQLNFSVNALSYDTSQAYYTCSLGDHLCDLELYLLHPNVAVLSSPGRNEESPNNIWYVKVSYGPRWISYFVGSGVMTVLVLIAFRLWKMKQRRSNVGEMGSQRAPLLAQKDDDIASWGSSYYSLSNDEDEEDPETWQQAATCLEGKPLNDGERSSNNPRHLCVVCFGSPRDCFFLPCGHCATCFTCGTRIAEEAGTCPICRRKMKKVRKVFTV; encoded by the exons ATGACTGCTTCAGTAACAATCATCATTGTCCGCTACCTCGCTATTCCTCAATCTGTAATTCACTCAAACcaccccttttctttttttttagctAACTTTATTGCTTCCTCCTTACTACTCTGTTTTCATGCCCTgcttttaagtttgaaaatggaaCATTCAGCAGACCATAGTCAACAtgctcctcctcctccttcaACAGTCGCCTCTCTCCCTTCTTCTGCTAGCACAGAAGTCCGTGAAGAAGAAAGTAATAGTGGCCAACGCCTGCTCCACCGCCAGCATCGCCAAGAGCGGCGACCACAATCTTCCGGCGGGTCATCTTATCGTCTCAATATATCAATATACGATGAGTCAAGGTTCGACGTGAGTGATGATGTTTGGTATTGCGTTATTGTTCTTATCGCATTTTGGCTTTTTG CCTCAATAACTCTGATGGTGGGTTTTTATGGATCGGTgagtttacaaatcagtccACATAGCTCACACCTTGTACGACCCAACTCTTTCTTTGTTCAGTCTATTGAG TTTGAAGAACCGGATAAACAAAAACCAGGGTTAATGGTGTACGGATTTCACAGACCACCTCCTTTAGATGTTGAGATCTCCTGGACTGAAACACATGACATATTTATACCACCTAATTTCCATAAG GAGTGGCTGTTCTTCTTAAACGAAGGGTCGCAAGTGAATATTTCATACGCTATAAGATCCGCCAGCTCCTTACCTCTATCACTTGTCATTGCCCAAG GTATTGAAAGCCTTGCTAAGTGGGTAGAGGATCCGTCATATCCTAATACAAGTTTGTCATGGAATATAATATATG GAACTGGTAAGATCCAACAAGAAATTCCAAAGTCTTCAAATTATTATGTTGCTGTGGGGAATTTGAACACTAAGGAGGTTGAG ATACAGTTGAACTTCTCAGTGAACGCTCTAAGTTATGACACAAGTCAAGCGTATTACACATGTTCTTTGGGGGATCATTTGTGTGATTTGGAGCTTTATCTTCTACATCCCAATGTTGCTGTCTTGTCTTCACCTGGTCGTAATGAG GAAAGTCCTAATAACATCTGGTATGTTAAGGTATCTTATGGACCTCGATGGATTTCATATTTTGTCGGATCAG GTGTGATGACCGTCCTAGTATTAATAGCCTTTAGATTATGGAAAATGAAGCAAAGAAGATCCAATGTTGGAGAAATGGGATCACAACGAGCACCATTGCTTGCACAGAAAGACGATGATATCGCAAGCTGGGGTTCATCTTACTATTCCCTATCCAATGACGAGGACGAAGAGGATCCGGAAACATGGCAGCAAGCAGCCACTTGTCTTGAAGGAAAGCCTTTGAATGATGGGGAAAGAAGCAGCAACAACCCTCGGCACCTTTGTGTTGTTTGCTTCGGTTCACCCAGAGattgtttctttcttccttGTGGACATTGTGCTACCTGTTTCACGTGTGGAACAAG GATTGCAGAAGAAGCTGGTACTTGCCCAATATGTCGTAGGAAGATGAAGAAAGTCCGGAAGGTTTTTACAGTTTAA
- the LOC105768303 gene encoding E3 ubiquitin-protein ligase APD2 isoform X1, whose translation MTASVTIIIVRYLAIPQSVIHSNHPFSFFLANFIASSLLLCFHALLLSLKMEHSADHSQHAPPPPSTVASLPSSASTEVREEESNSGQRLLHRQHRQERRPQSSGGSSYRLNISIYDESRFDVSDDVWYCVIVLIAFWLFAASITLMVGFYGSVSLQISPHSSHLVRPNSFFVQSIEFEEPDKQKPGLMVYGFHRPPPLDVEISWTETHDIFIPPNFHKEWLFFLNEGSQVNISYAIRSASSLPLSLVIAQGIESLAKWVEDPSYPNTSLSWNIIYGTGKIQQEIPKSSNYYVAVGNLNTKEVEIQLNFSVNALSYDTSQAYYTCSLGDHLCDLELYLLHPNVAVLSSPGRNEESPNNIWYVKVSYGPRWISYFVGSGVMTVLVLIAFRLWKMKQRRSNVGEMGSQRAPLLAQKDDDIASWGSSYYSLSNDEDEEDPETWQQAATCLEGKPLNDGERSSNNPRHLCVVCFGSPRDCFFLPCGHCATCFTCGTRIAEEAGTCPICRRKMKKVRKVFTV comes from the exons ATGACTGCTTCAGTAACAATCATCATTGTCCGCTACCTCGCTATTCCTCAATCTGTAATTCACTCAAACcaccccttttctttttttttagctAACTTTATTGCTTCCTCCTTACTACTCTGTTTTCATGCCCTgcttttaagtttgaaaatggaaCATTCAGCAGACCATAGTCAACAtgctcctcctcctccttcaACAGTCGCCTCTCTCCCTTCTTCTGCTAGCACAGAAGTCCGTGAAGAAGAAAGTAATAGTGGCCAACGCCTGCTCCACCGCCAGCATCGCCAAGAGCGGCGACCACAATCTTCCGGCGGGTCATCTTATCGTCTCAATATATCAATATACGATGAGTCAAGGTTCGACGTGAGTGATGATGTTTGGTATTGCGTTATTGTTCTTATCGCATTTTGGCTTTTTG CAGCCTCAATAACTCTGATGGTGGGTTTTTATGGATCGGTgagtttacaaatcagtccACATAGCTCACACCTTGTACGACCCAACTCTTTCTTTGTTCAGTCTATTGAG TTTGAAGAACCGGATAAACAAAAACCAGGGTTAATGGTGTACGGATTTCACAGACCACCTCCTTTAGATGTTGAGATCTCCTGGACTGAAACACATGACATATTTATACCACCTAATTTCCATAAG GAGTGGCTGTTCTTCTTAAACGAAGGGTCGCAAGTGAATATTTCATACGCTATAAGATCCGCCAGCTCCTTACCTCTATCACTTGTCATTGCCCAAG GTATTGAAAGCCTTGCTAAGTGGGTAGAGGATCCGTCATATCCTAATACAAGTTTGTCATGGAATATAATATATG GAACTGGTAAGATCCAACAAGAAATTCCAAAGTCTTCAAATTATTATGTTGCTGTGGGGAATTTGAACACTAAGGAGGTTGAG ATACAGTTGAACTTCTCAGTGAACGCTCTAAGTTATGACACAAGTCAAGCGTATTACACATGTTCTTTGGGGGATCATTTGTGTGATTTGGAGCTTTATCTTCTACATCCCAATGTTGCTGTCTTGTCTTCACCTGGTCGTAATGAG GAAAGTCCTAATAACATCTGGTATGTTAAGGTATCTTATGGACCTCGATGGATTTCATATTTTGTCGGATCAG GTGTGATGACCGTCCTAGTATTAATAGCCTTTAGATTATGGAAAATGAAGCAAAGAAGATCCAATGTTGGAGAAATGGGATCACAACGAGCACCATTGCTTGCACAGAAAGACGATGATATCGCAAGCTGGGGTTCATCTTACTATTCCCTATCCAATGACGAGGACGAAGAGGATCCGGAAACATGGCAGCAAGCAGCCACTTGTCTTGAAGGAAAGCCTTTGAATGATGGGGAAAGAAGCAGCAACAACCCTCGGCACCTTTGTGTTGTTTGCTTCGGTTCACCCAGAGattgtttctttcttccttGTGGACATTGTGCTACCTGTTTCACGTGTGGAACAAG GATTGCAGAAGAAGCTGGTACTTGCCCAATATGTCGTAGGAAGATGAAGAAAGTCCGGAAGGTTTTTACAGTTTAA
- the LOC105768303 gene encoding E3 ubiquitin-protein ligase APD2 isoform X3, translated as MEHSADHSQHAPPPPSTVASLPSSASTEVREEESNSGQRLLHRQHRQERRPQSSGGSSYRLNISIYDESRFDVSDDVWYCVIVLIAFWLFAASITLMVGFYGSVSLQISPHSSHLVRPNSFFVQSIEFEEPDKQKPGLMVYGFHRPPPLDVEISWTETHDIFIPPNFHKEWLFFLNEGSQVNISYAIRSASSLPLSLVIAQGIESLAKWVEDPSYPNTSLSWNIIYGTGKIQQEIPKSSNYYVAVGNLNTKEVEIQLNFSVNALSYDTSQAYYTCSLGDHLCDLELYLLHPNVAVLSSPGRNEESPNNIWYVKVSYGPRWISYFVGSGVMTVLVLIAFRLWKMKQRRSNVGEMGSQRAPLLAQKDDDIASWGSSYYSLSNDEDEEDPETWQQAATCLEGKPLNDGERSSNNPRHLCVVCFGSPRDCFFLPCGHCATCFTCGTRIAEEAGTCPICRRKMKKVRKVFTV; from the exons atggaaCATTCAGCAGACCATAGTCAACAtgctcctcctcctccttcaACAGTCGCCTCTCTCCCTTCTTCTGCTAGCACAGAAGTCCGTGAAGAAGAAAGTAATAGTGGCCAACGCCTGCTCCACCGCCAGCATCGCCAAGAGCGGCGACCACAATCTTCCGGCGGGTCATCTTATCGTCTCAATATATCAATATACGATGAGTCAAGGTTCGACGTGAGTGATGATGTTTGGTATTGCGTTATTGTTCTTATCGCATTTTGGCTTTTTG CAGCCTCAATAACTCTGATGGTGGGTTTTTATGGATCGGTgagtttacaaatcagtccACATAGCTCACACCTTGTACGACCCAACTCTTTCTTTGTTCAGTCTATTGAG TTTGAAGAACCGGATAAACAAAAACCAGGGTTAATGGTGTACGGATTTCACAGACCACCTCCTTTAGATGTTGAGATCTCCTGGACTGAAACACATGACATATTTATACCACCTAATTTCCATAAG GAGTGGCTGTTCTTCTTAAACGAAGGGTCGCAAGTGAATATTTCATACGCTATAAGATCCGCCAGCTCCTTACCTCTATCACTTGTCATTGCCCAAG GTATTGAAAGCCTTGCTAAGTGGGTAGAGGATCCGTCATATCCTAATACAAGTTTGTCATGGAATATAATATATG GAACTGGTAAGATCCAACAAGAAATTCCAAAGTCTTCAAATTATTATGTTGCTGTGGGGAATTTGAACACTAAGGAGGTTGAG ATACAGTTGAACTTCTCAGTGAACGCTCTAAGTTATGACACAAGTCAAGCGTATTACACATGTTCTTTGGGGGATCATTTGTGTGATTTGGAGCTTTATCTTCTACATCCCAATGTTGCTGTCTTGTCTTCACCTGGTCGTAATGAG GAAAGTCCTAATAACATCTGGTATGTTAAGGTATCTTATGGACCTCGATGGATTTCATATTTTGTCGGATCAG GTGTGATGACCGTCCTAGTATTAATAGCCTTTAGATTATGGAAAATGAAGCAAAGAAGATCCAATGTTGGAGAAATGGGATCACAACGAGCACCATTGCTTGCACAGAAAGACGATGATATCGCAAGCTGGGGTTCATCTTACTATTCCCTATCCAATGACGAGGACGAAGAGGATCCGGAAACATGGCAGCAAGCAGCCACTTGTCTTGAAGGAAAGCCTTTGAATGATGGGGAAAGAAGCAGCAACAACCCTCGGCACCTTTGTGTTGTTTGCTTCGGTTCACCCAGAGattgtttctttcttccttGTGGACATTGTGCTACCTGTTTCACGTGTGGAACAAG GATTGCAGAAGAAGCTGGTACTTGCCCAATATGTCGTAGGAAGATGAAGAAAGTCCGGAAGGTTTTTACAGTTTAA
- the LOC105768304 gene encoding protein ELF4-LIKE 1 codes for MVEAAMADTCENKNKRFNIGEGKANGAGAGDGDDTEDEECDVEVWDTLRYSFKMAQAVLDQNRELIKKVNENHQSKIPDNLVKNVGLIREINGNISKVIEIYSGLSVNFSDTVRQRKKIGNRKVENRRSRTEFEFNQVWDHSSKSQFTFC; via the exons ATGGTGGAGGCTGCTATGGCCGACACCTGCGAGAACAAAAACAAGCGTTTCAATATCGGAGAGGGGAAGGCGAACGGAGCCGGAGCCGGAGATGGAGACGATACGGAAGACGAGGAGTGTGACGTGGAGGTCTGGGATACGCTACGCTATAGCTTTAAGATGGCGCAGGCCGTATTGGATCAGAACCGGGAACTTATCAAGAAAGTGAACGAGAATCACCAGTCAAAGATTCCTGATAATCTTGTTAAGAACGTCGGGTTGATACGGGAGATCAACGGAAATATCTCAAAGGTCATCGAGATTTACTCCGGTTTATCGGTCAATTTCTCGGACACGGTTCGTCAACGCAAAAAGATAGGGAACAGGAAGGTGGAAAACAGGCGCTCTCGAACTGAATTCGA ATTTAACCAGGTGTGGGATCATAGCAGCAaatctcaattcacattttGTTAA